In Rhinopithecus roxellana isolate Shanxi Qingling chromosome 4, ASM756505v1, whole genome shotgun sequence, a single genomic region encodes these proteins:
- the LOC115896972 gene encoding 40S ribosomal protein S16, protein MPSKGPLQSVQVFGRKKTATAVAHCKRGNGLIKVNGRPLEMIEPRTLQYKLLEPVLLLGKERFAGVDIRVRVKGGGHVAQIYAIRQSISKALVAYYQKYVDEASKKEIKDILIQYDRTLLVADPRRCESKKFGGPGARARYQKSYR, encoded by the coding sequence ATGCCGTCTAAGGGCCCGCTGCAGTCGGTGCAGGTCTTCGGACGCAAGAAGACAGCCACAGCTGTGGCGCACTGCAAACGCGGCAATGGTCTCATCAAGGTGAATGGGCGGCCCCTGGAGATGATTGAGCCGCGCACGCTGCAATACAAGCTGCTGGAGCCAGTTCTGCTTCTCGGCAAGGAGCGATTTGCTGGTGTGGACATCCGTGTCCGTGTGAAGGGTGGTGGTCACGTAGCCCAGATTTATGCTATCCGTCAGTCCATCTCCAAAGCCCTGGTGGCCTATTACCAGAAATATGTGGATGAGGCTTCCAAGAAGGAGATCAAAGACATCCTCATCCAGTATGACCGGACCCTGCTGGTAGCTGATCCCCGTCGCTGCGAGTCCAAAAAGTTCGGAGGCCCTGGTGCCCGTGCTCGCTACCAGAAATCCTACCGATAA